A stretch of Pseudomonas sp. 7SR1 DNA encodes these proteins:
- a CDS encoding GlxA family transcriptional regulator, translating to MSQDFYFLLMPGFSAIGFISAIEPLRVANRFRGELYRWHVLSADGGAVLASNGMSVNADAALEPLKKGATLWVVAGFEPLKFATKALERWLHRLDKEGVTLGGIDTGSVVLAEAGLLQGYRATLHWEAIEAFKESYPQLDVTQELFEIDRRRITCAGGTASIDLMLDLIGQAHGADLAIQVSEQFVLGRIRPRKDHQRMEIASRYGIRNKKLVHVIGEMEAHSEPPLSTLALAESINVTRRQLERLFRLHLNDTPSNFYLRLRLEKARQLLRQTDLSVLEVSIACGFESPSYFTRSYRARFERCPREDRRKVV from the coding sequence ATGTCCCAGGATTTCTACTTCTTGCTGATGCCGGGTTTTTCGGCCATCGGTTTCATTTCGGCCATCGAGCCGTTGCGGGTCGCCAACCGTTTTCGCGGCGAGCTGTACCGCTGGCACGTCCTGAGTGCCGACGGCGGTGCGGTGCTGGCGAGCAACGGCATGTCGGTCAACGCCGATGCGGCATTGGAGCCGCTGAAAAAGGGCGCGACCCTGTGGGTAGTGGCGGGGTTCGAGCCGCTGAAGTTTGCCACCAAGGCCCTGGAGCGCTGGCTGCACCGGCTGGACAAGGAGGGCGTGACCCTGGGCGGAATCGACACCGGCAGCGTGGTGCTGGCCGAAGCGGGGTTGCTGCAAGGGTACCGGGCAACCCTGCATTGGGAGGCGATCGAGGCATTCAAGGAGTCCTATCCGCAGTTGGACGTGACCCAGGAGCTGTTCGAAATCGACCGTCGGCGCATCACCTGTGCCGGTGGCACTGCCTCCATCGACCTCATGCTCGACCTGATCGGCCAGGCCCATGGTGCTGACCTGGCCATCCAGGTCAGCGAGCAATTCGTGCTCGGGCGCATCCGTCCGCGCAAGGATCACCAGCGCATGGAGATCGCCAGTCGCTACGGCATTCGCAACAAGAAGCTGGTGCACGTCATCGGAGAGATGGAGGCCCACAGCGAACCGCCCCTGAGCACCCTGGCGCTGGCCGAGTCCATCAACGTCACGCGCCGCCAGCTCGAGCGCCTGTTCCGCCTGCACCTGAACGATACGCCGAGCAATTTCTACCTGCGCCTGCGCCTGGAAAAGGCCCGCCAGCTATTGCGCCAGACCGACCTGAGCGTGCTGGAGGTGAGCATCGCCTGCGGGTTCGAATCGCCGTCTTATTTCACTCGCAGTTATCGAGCTCGGTTCGAGCGCTGTCCGCGGGAAGATCGGCGCAAGGTGGTCTGA
- a CDS encoding DUF3010 family protein, with the protein MIICGIEIKGSEAIVAVASLDQNGLSHVELKTRKISLDDDDEAANVKAFAAQVRAFVTENGIERIAIKKRSKKGEFAGGPTTFKIEGVFQLLEGCETTLLSPQTINAQNKKHDFALPATLNKYQHEAYKAACAALMKQ; encoded by the coding sequence ATGATTATCTGCGGCATAGAAATCAAAGGCAGCGAAGCGATTGTCGCCGTTGCCTCGCTGGACCAGAACGGGTTGAGCCATGTCGAGCTCAAGACCCGGAAAATCAGCCTGGACGACGATGACGAAGCCGCCAACGTCAAGGCTTTCGCCGCCCAGGTACGGGCCTTCGTGACCGAGAACGGCATAGAACGCATCGCCATCAAGAAACGCAGCAAGAAAGGCGAATTCGCCGGCGGCCCCACCACATTCAAGATCGAAGGGGTGTTCCAGTTGCTGGAAGGCTGTGAAACGACGCTGCTGTCCCCGCAGACCATCAATGCGCAGAACAAGAAGCACGACTTTGCCCTGCCTGCCACGCTGAACAAATACCAGCATGAAGCCTACAAGGCGGCCTGTGCGGCGTTGATGAAACAATAA
- a CDS encoding bestrophin-like domain, producing the protein MHSLTALPVYGFAIFIAIVLSIEAGRRIGNRHLALDPEGARQGVGAIEGAVFGLLALLIAFTFSGAATRLDQRRALIVAETNAMGTAWLRLDLLPASEQPGLRQAFRDYVDARIEYYQDLREDQIDESAHARASALQQAIWKSTVAALQKMPTPTLGTSALQAQNEMIDITTTRAVAHETHPPLVIYLMLLTMALISALLIGYGMAGTAHRKWLHSLGYAAVMVCVLYVILDFEYPRFGIIRVDYFDKIMLDLRKSMD; encoded by the coding sequence ATGCACTCTCTTACTGCCTTGCCCGTCTACGGGTTCGCCATTTTCATCGCCATCGTATTGAGCATCGAGGCCGGTCGCCGGATCGGCAACCGTCACCTGGCCCTGGATCCCGAAGGGGCACGACAGGGCGTCGGGGCCATCGAAGGCGCGGTGTTCGGCCTGTTGGCATTGTTGATCGCCTTCACCTTCTCCGGCGCCGCCACGCGCCTGGATCAGCGTCGCGCGCTGATCGTCGCCGAAACCAACGCCATGGGTACCGCCTGGCTGCGCCTGGACCTGTTGCCGGCCAGCGAGCAACCGGGCCTGCGCCAGGCATTCCGGGACTATGTCGACGCCCGGATCGAGTACTACCAGGACTTGCGCGAGGACCAGATCGACGAGTCCGCCCATGCCCGGGCCAGTGCCTTGCAACAGGCCATCTGGAAAAGCACCGTTGCCGCCCTGCAAAAGATGCCCACCCCGACGCTGGGAACCAGCGCGCTGCAAGCGCAGAACGAAATGATCGACATCACCACGACCCGCGCCGTGGCCCACGAAACCCACCCGCCGCTGGTCATCTATCTCATGTTGCTGACCATGGCCCTGATCAGTGCCTTGCTGATCGGCTACGGCATGGCCGGTACGGCCCATCGCAAATGGCTGCACAGCCTGGGTTATGCGGCGGTCATGGTGTGCGTGCTGTATGTGATCCTGGACTTCGAATACCCCCGCTTCGGCATTATCCGGGTCGATTACTTCGACAAGATCATGCTGGACCTGCGAAAAAGCATGGACTGA
- a CDS encoding lysozyme inhibitor LprI family protein: protein MKSLFLALALISTVAHATEDTEQNPCDAVENDVQTLACSAYGKAAAEQLLNDNLQSLLERLQTRYASDKAQLNDITGKIKAAQQLWQKQRDADCAIAAFPAKPGSEAYKIAENDCMAQVSDDRSEFLESIGQD from the coding sequence ATGAAATCACTCTTCCTGGCTTTGGCATTGATCAGCACCGTGGCACACGCCACCGAAGACACCGAACAGAACCCCTGCGACGCCGTCGAAAACGACGTCCAGACCCTGGCCTGCTCGGCCTACGGCAAGGCCGCCGCCGAGCAACTGCTCAACGACAACCTGCAAAGCCTCCTTGAGCGCCTGCAGACCCGCTACGCCAGCGACAAGGCCCAGCTCAACGACATCACCGGCAAGATCAAGGCAGCCCAACAGTTGTGGCAGAAACAGCGGGATGCCGACTGCGCCATCGCCGCCTTCCCGGCCAAACCCGGCAGCGAAGCCTACAAGATCGCCGAAAACGACTGCATGGCTCAGGTGAGCGACGACCGATCGGAATTCCTGGAGTCGATTGGGCAGGATTGA
- a CDS encoding dipeptidase, producing the protein MSPAELHADSIVIDGLIIAKWNRELFEDMRKGGLTAANCTVSVWEGFQATINNIVASQKLIRENSDLVIPVKTTADIKRAKEQGKTGIIFGFQNAHAFEDQLGYIEIFKQLGVGVVQMCYNTQNLVGTGCYERDGGLSGFGREVVAEMNRAGIMCDLSHVGSKTSEEVILESKKPVCYSHCLPSGLKEHPRNKSDEELKFIADHGGFVGVTMFAPFLAKGIDSTIDDYAEAIEYTMNIVGEDAIGIGTDFTQGHGQDFFEMLTHDKGYARRLTNFGKIINPLGIRTVGEFPNLTETLLKRGHSERVVRKIMGENWVNVLKDVWGE; encoded by the coding sequence ATGAGCCCAGCCGAATTGCACGCCGACAGCATCGTTATCGACGGGCTGATCATTGCCAAATGGAACCGCGAACTGTTCGAAGACATGCGCAAGGGCGGCCTGACCGCGGCCAACTGCACCGTGTCGGTGTGGGAAGGTTTCCAGGCCACCATCAACAATATCGTCGCGAGCCAGAAGCTGATCCGCGAGAACAGCGACCTGGTGATCCCGGTGAAGACCACCGCCGATATCAAGCGTGCCAAGGAGCAGGGCAAGACCGGCATCATCTTCGGTTTCCAGAACGCCCATGCCTTCGAAGACCAGCTCGGCTACATCGAGATCTTCAAGCAACTGGGCGTCGGCGTGGTGCAGATGTGCTACAACACCCAGAACCTGGTGGGGACCGGCTGCTACGAGCGCGACGGCGGCCTGTCGGGGTTCGGTCGTGAAGTGGTTGCCGAGATGAATCGGGCCGGCATCATGTGCGACCTGTCCCACGTGGGGTCCAAGACCTCCGAAGAAGTCATCCTCGAGTCGAAGAAACCGGTCTGCTATTCCCACTGCCTGCCGTCCGGCCTGAAAGAACACCCGCGCAACAAGTCCGATGAAGAGCTGAAGTTCATCGCCGACCACGGCGGCTTCGTCGGCGTGACCATGTTCGCACCGTTCCTGGCCAAGGGCATCGATTCGACCATCGATGACTACGCCGAGGCCATCGAATACACCATGAACATCGTCGGCGAAGACGCCATCGGCATCGGCACCGATTTCACTCAGGGCCATGGCCAGGATTTCTTCGAAATGCTGACCCACGACAAGGGCTACGCCCGTCGCCTGACCAACTTCGGCAAGATCATCAACCCGCTGGGCATCCGCACCGTGGGCGAGTTCCCGAACCTTACCGAGACACTGCTCAAGCGCGGTCACTCCGAGCGAGTAGTGCGCAAGATCATGGGTGAGAACTGGGTGAACGTTTTGAAAGACGTCTGGGGCGAATAA
- a CDS encoding DUF5943 domain-containing protein: MAKIAPQLPIEVDSETGVWTSDALPMLYVPRHFFVNNHMGIEEVLGADAYAEILYKAGYKSAWHWCEKEAECHGLEGVAVFEHYMKRLSQRGWGLFKIQDIDLDKGTASVKLEHSAFVYVYGKVGRKVDYMFTGWFAGAMDQILAARGSSIRTVAEQVYGGSEEGHDDGLFIVKPL, from the coding sequence ATGGCCAAAATCGCCCCTCAACTGCCTATCGAAGTCGACAGCGAAACCGGTGTCTGGACCTCCGACGCCCTGCCGATGCTCTATGTGCCGCGTCACTTCTTCGTCAACAACCACATGGGCATCGAGGAAGTGCTGGGCGCCGACGCCTACGCCGAAATCCTCTACAAGGCCGGCTACAAGTCCGCCTGGCACTGGTGCGAGAAAGAAGCCGAATGCCACGGCCTGGAAGGCGTCGCGGTGTTCGAGCACTACATGAAGCGTCTGTCGCAGCGTGGCTGGGGCCTGTTCAAGATCCAGGACATCGACCTGGATAAAGGCACCGCCAGCGTCAAGCTCGAACACTCGGCATTCGTCTATGTGTACGGCAAGGTGGGGCGCAAGGTCGACTACATGTTCACCGGCTGGTTCGCCGGTGCCATGGACCAGATCCTCGCCGCCCGCGGCAGTTCGATCCGCACCGTGGCCGAGCAGGTCTATGGCGGTTCCGAAGAAGGCCACGACGACGGCCTGTTCATCGTCAAGCCGTTGTAA